A genomic window from Parasteatoda tepidariorum isolate YZ-2023 chromosome 10, CAS_Ptep_4.0, whole genome shotgun sequence includes:
- the LOC107445952 gene encoding WAG22 antigen isoform X22 — translation MTWFTQLSLAFLLALCFHSKFAAGQGSPWDSMAKADAFMQNFLNCARQSGVFTREQMDDMSSIGEIMMSAMGSMEGKVTPHKLQALNTAFASAVAEIAISDAGGQNIQATTDAITNAMSSAFFQTTGGSNAAFVNEIRTLINMFAQASGNAIATGGAASAAAAASAGGSGGYGTGPSSAPSTATLYAQGPSQTMTAYRPSQATASATSTTTSYVQGPAQTVTSYRPSQIVTSYTPAQSVTQTSYGSSEIVTTSSGTTRGYGGQQGSGATTTYGGEGGIGAQRGYGQGYGSGATGQGGSGSSAASASAAAAAAGGAGGQGGYGQGGNGYGQGGYGSGEFGQRGSGSNAATSASSTAATNQVSGSGRFEEIISWRSGGNGQGGSGSSAASATAAGGAGGEGGYGLGGYGQYGQGGSGSSAASSAAAASGGAGGEGGYGQGGYGPGQGGYRPGQYGQGGSSAASAAAAAAGGAGGEGGYGQGGYGPGQYGQGGSGSSAASSAAAAAASGGAGGEGGYGQGGYGPGQGGYGPGQYGQGGSSAASAAAAAAAAGGSAGGLGGEGGYGQGGYGSGGYGQGGSGSSAASAAAAAAGGAGGQGGYGQSGYGSGQGGYGSGQYGQRGSGSSAASAAAAASGGAGGEGGYGTGQYGQGGSGSSAASAAAAAAAGGAGGEGGYGQGGYGPGQGGYGPGQYGQGGSGSSAASASAAAAAAGGAGGKGGYGQGAYGPGQYGQGGSGSSSAAAAAAAGGSGGEGGYGQGGYGTGQYGQGGSGSSAASASAAAAAAGGAGGKGGYGQGAYGPGQYGQGGSGSSSAAAAAAAGGSGGEGGYGQGGYGTGQYGPGGSGSSAASAAAAARGAGGEGGYGQGGYGPGQYGPGGSGSSAAAAAAAAGGAGGEGGYGQGGYGTGQYGQGGSGSSAASAAAAAGGAGGEGGYGQGGYGPGQYGQGGSGSSAAAAAAAGGAGGEGGYGQGSYGPGQYGQGGPGSSAASAAAASAAAGGAGGEGGYGQGGYGSGQGGFGPGQYGQGGSSAASAAASAAGGGAGGEGGYGQGGYGQGGSGSSAAAAAAAGAAAGGAGGEGGYGQGSYGPGQYGQGGPGSSAASAAAASAGGAGGEGGYGQGGYGSGQGGYGPGQYGQGGSSAASAAAAGGAGGEGGYGPGQYGQGGSGSSAASAAAAAGSAGGEGGYGTGQYGQGGAGSSAASAAAAGGSGGEGGYGPGRRGYGPGQYGQGGSGSSAASAAAAAAAGGAGGEGGYGTGQYGQGGSGSSAASAAAGGAGGEGGYGQGGYGPGQYGQGGSGSGAASAASSTAASNGVGGSGGFEEIISWRSGGYGQSGSTSASSATSGVGGPGGAPGGYGQGGVGALGPGASSSAASSAATGGAGGYGPGGYGRTGAGGSSASATAAASAISSPAATSRISSVASRMVSGGRVNVSNLSNTLGSVVSQVRAGNPGASECDVTIQALMELMTALVHVLGSASIGNVNYGASAQSAEVVRQSIQTAFG, via the exons ATGACTTGGTTTACTCAACTTTCTCTAGCTTTTCTTCTAGCTCTATGCTTTCACAGCAAATTTGCTGCTGGACAAGGAAGTCCATGGGACAGCATGGCAAAAGCTGAtgcatttatgcaaaattttttgaattgtgctCGTCAAAGTGGAGTTTTTACTCGAGAGCAAATGGATGATATGAGTTCCATCGGAGAAATAATGATGAGTGCCATGGGCAGTATGGAAGGAAAAGTAACTCCCCACAAATTGCAAGCTTTGAATACAGCATTTGCATCTGCTGTGGCTGAAATTGCTATATCTGATGCAGGTGGACAGAATATTCAAGCGACCACTGATGCCATAACAAACGCAATGAGTTCAGCATTTTTCCAAACAACCGGTGGTAGTAATGCCGCATTTGTAAACGAAATCCGTACTTTAATAAACATGTTTGCTCAAGCCTCAGGAAATGCAATTGCGACTGGGGGTGCTGCGTCTGCTGCAGCAGCTGCATCCGCAGGAGGTTCAGGTGGTTACGGGACTGGTCCTAGTTCAGCACCATCAACTGCTACATTGTACGCTCAAGGCCCATCACAAACTATGACAGCATATAGACCCTCTCAGGCCACTGCATCCGCAACATCAACGACTACTTCATACGTACAAGGGCCAGCGCAGACAGTGACGTCCTACAGGCCCTCTCAAATTGTTACGTCTTACACACCTGCTCAATCAGTTACACAAACTTCATACGGATCAAGTGAAATAGTAACCACTTCTTCCGGAACAACTAGGGGATATGGTGGACAACAAGGATCAGGTGCCACAACTACATACGGGGGAGAAGGAGGTATAGGTGCACAAAGAGGATATGGACAGGGTTATGGATCAGGTGCGACAGGACAAGGAGGTTCAGGATCTAGCGCAGCCTCAGCATCAGCCGCCGCTGCAGCCGCAGGAGGAGCTGGTGGTCAAGGTGGATATGGACAAGGAGGTAATGGATATGGACAAGGAGGTTATGGATCAGGTGAATTTGGACAAAGAGGATCAGGATCTAATGCAGCTACATCTGCCTCTTCAACAGCTGCAACTAATCAAGTAAGCGGTTCAGGaagatttgaagaaataatttcatgGAGATCAGGAGGAAATGGGCAAGGTGGCTCTGGATCCAGTGCAGCTTCAGCAACAGCCGCAGGTGGAGCAGGAGGTGAAGGTGGATATGGACTAGGAGGTTATGGTCAATATGGACAAGGAGGATCAGGATCCAGCGCAGCTTCATCAGCTGCCGCAGCCTCAGGAGGTGCAGGCGGCGAAGGTGGATATGGACAAGGAGGTTATGGACCTGGTCAAGGAGGTTATAGACCTGGTCAATATGGACAAGGAGGATCCAGTGCAGCTTCAGCAGCGGCAGCAGCGGCAGGAGGTGCAGGCGGTGAAGGAGGATATGGACAAGGTGGATATGGACCTGGTCAATATGGACAAGGAGGATCAGGATCCAGCGCAGCTTCATCAGCTGCCGCAGCTGCAGCCTCAGGAGGTGCAGGCGGCGAAGGTGGATATGGACAAGGAGGTTATGGACCTGGTCAAGGAGGTTATGGACCTGGTCAATATGGACAAGGAGGATCCAGTGCAGCTTCAGCAGCAGCCGCAGCAGCAGCAGCCGGAGGTTCAGCAGGTGGATTAGGAGGTGAAGGTGGATACGGACAAGGAGGTTATGGATCTGGAGGATATGGACAGGGAGGGTCAGGTTCCAGTGCAGCTTCGGCAGCAGCTGCAGCCGCAGGTGGTGCAGGCGGGCAAGGTGGATATGGACAAAGTGGTTATGGATCTGGCCAAGGTGGTTATGGATCTGGTCAATATGGACAAAGAGGATCAGGATCCAGTGCAGCTTCAGCAGCAGCAGCAGCCTCAGGAGGTGCTGGTGGTGAAGGTGGATATGGAACTGGTCAATATGGACAAGGAGGATCAGGATCCAGTGCAGCTTCAGCAGCAGCAGCAGCAGCCGCAGGAGGTGCAGGAGGGGAAGGTGGATATGGACAAGGAGGTTATGGACCAGGTCAAGGAGGTTATGGACCTGGTCAATATGGGCAAGGAGGATCAGGATCCAGTGCAGCATCAGCGTCCGCAGCCGCTGCAGCCGCAGGAGGTGCAGGCGGTAAAGGTGGATATGGACAAGGAGCTTATGGACCTGGTCAATATGGACAAGGAGGATCAGGATCTAGTTCAGCTGCAGCAGCAGCAGCTGCAGGAGGTTCAGGCGGTGAGGGTGGATATGGACAAGGCGGATATGGAACTGGTCAATATGGACAAGGAGGATCTGGATCCAGTGCAGCATCAGCGTCCGCAGCCGCTGCAGCCGCAGGAGGTGCAGGCGGTAAAGGTGGATATGGACAAGGAGCTTATGGACCTGGTCAATATGGACAAGGAGGGTCAGGATCTAGTTCAGCTGCAGCAGCAGCAGCTGCGGGAGGTTCAGGCGGTGAGGGTGGATATGGACAAGGCGGATATGGAACTGGTCAATATGGACCTGGAGGATCTGGATCCAGTGCAGCTTCAGCAGCAGCAGCCGCAAGAGGTGCAGGCGGTGAAGGTGGATATGGACAAGGAGGCTATGGACCTGGTCAATATGGACCTGGAGGGTCAGGATCCAGTGCAGCTGCAGCAGCAGCAGCTGCAGGAGGTGCAGGCGGTGAGGGGGGATATGGACAAGGTGGATATGGAACTGGTCAATATGGACAAGGAGGATCTGGATCCAGTGCAGCTTCAGCAGCAGCAGCCGCAGGAGGTGCAGGCGGTGAAGGTGGATATGGACAAGGAGGCTATGGACCTGGTCAATATGGGCAAGGAGGGTCAGGATCCAGTGCAGCTGCAGCAGCAGCAGCAGGAGGTGCAGGCGGTGAAGGTGGATATGGACAAGGAAGTTATGGACCTGGTCAATATGGACAAGGTGGGCCAGGATCCAGTGCTGCTTCAGCAGCAGCAGCATCCGCAGCCGCAGGAGGTGCAGGCGGTGAAGGTGGATATGGACAAGGTGGTTATGGATCTGGCCAAGGAGGTTTTGGACCTGGTCAATATGGACAAGGAGGATCCAGTGCAGCTTCAGCAGCGGCATCAGCAGCAGGAG GAGGTGCAGGCGGTGAAGGTGGATATGGACAAGGTGGATATGGACAAGGTGGGTCAGGATCCAGTGCAGCTGCAGCAGCAGCAGCAGGAG CAGCAGCAGGAGGTGCAGGCGGTGAAGGTGGATATGGACAAGGAAGTTATGGACCTGGTCAATATGGACAAGGTGGGCCAGGATCCAGTGCTGCTTCAGCAGCAGCAGCATCCGCAGGAGGTGCAGGTGGTGAAGGTGGATATGGTCAAGGTGGTTATGGATCTGGCCAAGGAGGTTATGGACCTGGTCAATATGGACAAGGTGGATCCAGTGCAGCTTCAGCAGCGGCAGCAGGAGGTGCAGGCGGTGAAGGTGGATATGGACCTGGTCAATATGGACAAGGTGGGTCGGGATCCAGTGCAGCTTCAGCAGCAGCAGCCGCAGGAAGTGCCGGCGGTGAAGGTGGATATGGAACTGGTCAGTATGGACAAGGAGGAGCAGGATCCAGTGCAGCCTCTGCAGCAGCCGCAGGAGGTTCAGGCGGTGAAGGTGGATATGGGCCTGGTCGAAGAGGCTATGGACCTGGGCAATATGGACAAGGAGGGTCAGGATCTAGTGCTGCTTCAGCAGCGGCAGCAGCAGCTGCTGGAGGTGCAGGCGGTGAAGGTGGATATGGAACTGGTCAGTATGGACAAGGAGGATCAGGATCCAGTGCAGCTTCAGCAGCCGCAGGAGGTGCAGGCGGTGAAGGTGGATATGGACAGGGAGGTTATGGACCTGGTCAATATGGACAAGGAGGATCAGGATCTGGAGCAGCATCAGCAGCCTCTTCGACTGCAGCATCTAATGGAGTAGGTGGTTCAGGAGGATTTGAAGAAATAATCTCTTGGAGATCAGGTGGATATGGACAAAGTGGATCTACCTCAGCATCTTCAGCAACAAGTGGAGTAGGCGGTCCAGGAGGTGCACCTGGTGGATATGGTCAAGGAGGTGTAGGAGCGTTAGGTCCTGGTGCATCATCTTCCGCAGCGTCTTCAGCAGCAACTGGTGGTGCAGGAGGTTATGGTCCCGGTGGTTATGGCAGAACAGGAGCTGGTGGGTCATCCGCATCCGCAACTGCTGCAGCCTCAGCAATTTCATCACCAGCAGCAACTTCTCGAATTTCGTCTGTTGCATCAAGAATGGTGTCCGGAGGGCGAGTTAATGTTTCTAATCTTTCAAACACACTCGGAAGTGTAGTATCTCAAGTTAGAGCTGGTAACCCTGGAGCAT
- the LOC107445952 gene encoding WAG22 antigen isoform X8, translated as MTWFTQLSLAFLLALCFHSKFAAGQGSPWDSMAKADAFMQNFLNCARQSGVFTREQMDDMSSIGEIMMSAMGSMEGKVTPHKLQALNTAFASAVAEIAISDAGGQNIQATTDAITNAMSSAFFQTTGGSNAAFVNEIRTLINMFAQASGNAIATGGAASAAAAASAGGSGGYGTGPSSAPSTATLYAQGPSQTMTAYRPSQATASATSTTTSYVQGPAQTVTSYRPSQIVTSYTPAQSVTQTSYGSSEIVTTSSGTTRGYGGQQGSGATTTYGGEGGIGAQRGYGQGYGSGATGQGGSGSSAASASAAAAAAGGAGGQGGYGQGGNGYGQGGYGSGEFGQRGSGSNAATSASSTAATNQVSGSGRFEEIISWRSGGNGQGGSGSSAASATAAGGAGGEGGYGLGGYGQYGQGGSGSSAASSAAAASGGAGGEGGYGQGGYGPGQGGYRPGQYGQGGSSAASAAAAAAGGAGGEGGYGQGGYGPGQYGQGGSGSSAASSAAAAAASGGAGGEGGYGQGGYGPGQGGYGPGQYGQGGSSAASAAAAAAAAGGSAGGLGGEGGYGQGGYGSGGYGQGGSGSSAASAAAAAAGGAGGQGGYGQSGYGSGQGGYGSGQYGQRGSGSSAASAAAAASGGAGGEGGYGTGQYGQGGSGSSAASAAAAAAAGGAGGEGGYGQGGYGPGQGGYGPGQYGQGGSGSSAASASAAAAAAGGAGGKGGYGQGAYGPGQYGQGGSGSSSAAAAAAAGGSGGEGGYGQGGYGTGQYGQGGSGSSAASASAAAAAAGGAGGKGGYGQGAYGPGQYGQGGSGSSSAAAAAAAGGSGGEGGYGQGGYGTGQYGPGGSGSSAASAAAAARGAGGEGGYGQGGYGPGQYGPGGSGSSAAAAAAAAGGAGGEGGYGQGGYGTGQYGQGGSGSSAASAAAAAGGAGGEGGYGQGGYGPGQYGQGGSGSSAAAAAAAGGAGGEGGYGQGSYGPGQYGQGGPGSSAASAAAASAAAGGAGGEGGYGQGGYGSGQGGFGPGQYGQGGSSAASAAASAAGGAGGEGGYGQGGYGQGGSGSSAASAAAAAGGAGGEGGYGQGSYGPGQYGQGGPGSSAASAAAASAGGAGGEGGYGQGGYGSGQGGYGPGQYGQGGSSAAAAAAAGGAGGEGGYGQGSYGPGQYGQGGPGSSAASAAAASAGGAGGEGGYGQGGYGSGQGGYGPGQYGQGGSSAASAAAAGGAGGEGGYGPGQYGQGGSGSSAASAAAAAGSAGGEGGYGTGQYGQGGAGSSAASAAAAGGSGGEGGYGPGRRGYGPGQYGQGGSGSSAASAAAAAAAGGAGGEGGYGTGQYGQGGSGSSAASAAAGGAGGEGGYGQGGYGPGQYGQGGSGSGAASAASSTAASNGVGGSGGFEEIISWRSGGYGQSGSTSASSATSGVGGPGGAPGGYGQGGVGALGPGASSSAASSAATGGAGGYGPGGYGRTGAGGSSASATAAASAISSPAATSRISSVASRMVSGGRVNVSNLSNTLGSVVSQVRAGNPGASECDVTIQALMELMTALVHVLGSASIGNVNYGASAQSAEVVRQSIQTAFG; from the exons ATGACTTGGTTTACTCAACTTTCTCTAGCTTTTCTTCTAGCTCTATGCTTTCACAGCAAATTTGCTGCTGGACAAGGAAGTCCATGGGACAGCATGGCAAAAGCTGAtgcatttatgcaaaattttttgaattgtgctCGTCAAAGTGGAGTTTTTACTCGAGAGCAAATGGATGATATGAGTTCCATCGGAGAAATAATGATGAGTGCCATGGGCAGTATGGAAGGAAAAGTAACTCCCCACAAATTGCAAGCTTTGAATACAGCATTTGCATCTGCTGTGGCTGAAATTGCTATATCTGATGCAGGTGGACAGAATATTCAAGCGACCACTGATGCCATAACAAACGCAATGAGTTCAGCATTTTTCCAAACAACCGGTGGTAGTAATGCCGCATTTGTAAACGAAATCCGTACTTTAATAAACATGTTTGCTCAAGCCTCAGGAAATGCAATTGCGACTGGGGGTGCTGCGTCTGCTGCAGCAGCTGCATCCGCAGGAGGTTCAGGTGGTTACGGGACTGGTCCTAGTTCAGCACCATCAACTGCTACATTGTACGCTCAAGGCCCATCACAAACTATGACAGCATATAGACCCTCTCAGGCCACTGCATCCGCAACATCAACGACTACTTCATACGTACAAGGGCCAGCGCAGACAGTGACGTCCTACAGGCCCTCTCAAATTGTTACGTCTTACACACCTGCTCAATCAGTTACACAAACTTCATACGGATCAAGTGAAATAGTAACCACTTCTTCCGGAACAACTAGGGGATATGGTGGACAACAAGGATCAGGTGCCACAACTACATACGGGGGAGAAGGAGGTATAGGTGCACAAAGAGGATATGGACAGGGTTATGGATCAGGTGCGACAGGACAAGGAGGTTCAGGATCTAGCGCAGCCTCAGCATCAGCCGCCGCTGCAGCCGCAGGAGGAGCTGGTGGTCAAGGTGGATATGGACAAGGAGGTAATGGATATGGACAAGGAGGTTATGGATCAGGTGAATTTGGACAAAGAGGATCAGGATCTAATGCAGCTACATCTGCCTCTTCAACAGCTGCAACTAATCAAGTAAGCGGTTCAGGaagatttgaagaaataatttcatgGAGATCAGGAGGAAATGGGCAAGGTGGCTCTGGATCCAGTGCAGCTTCAGCAACAGCCGCAGGTGGAGCAGGAGGTGAAGGTGGATATGGACTAGGAGGTTATGGTCAATATGGACAAGGAGGATCAGGATCCAGCGCAGCTTCATCAGCTGCCGCAGCCTCAGGAGGTGCAGGCGGCGAAGGTGGATATGGACAAGGAGGTTATGGACCTGGTCAAGGAGGTTATAGACCTGGTCAATATGGACAAGGAGGATCCAGTGCAGCTTCAGCAGCGGCAGCAGCGGCAGGAGGTGCAGGCGGTGAAGGAGGATATGGACAAGGTGGATATGGACCTGGTCAATATGGACAAGGAGGATCAGGATCCAGCGCAGCTTCATCAGCTGCCGCAGCTGCAGCCTCAGGAGGTGCAGGCGGCGAAGGTGGATATGGACAAGGAGGTTATGGACCTGGTCAAGGAGGTTATGGACCTGGTCAATATGGACAAGGAGGATCCAGTGCAGCTTCAGCAGCAGCCGCAGCAGCAGCAGCCGGAGGTTCAGCAGGTGGATTAGGAGGTGAAGGTGGATACGGACAAGGAGGTTATGGATCTGGAGGATATGGACAGGGAGGGTCAGGTTCCAGTGCAGCTTCGGCAGCAGCTGCAGCCGCAGGTGGTGCAGGCGGGCAAGGTGGATATGGACAAAGTGGTTATGGATCTGGCCAAGGTGGTTATGGATCTGGTCAATATGGACAAAGAGGATCAGGATCCAGTGCAGCTTCAGCAGCAGCAGCAGCCTCAGGAGGTGCTGGTGGTGAAGGTGGATATGGAACTGGTCAATATGGACAAGGAGGATCAGGATCCAGTGCAGCTTCAGCAGCAGCAGCAGCAGCCGCAGGAGGTGCAGGAGGGGAAGGTGGATATGGACAAGGAGGTTATGGACCAGGTCAAGGAGGTTATGGACCTGGTCAATATGGGCAAGGAGGATCAGGATCCAGTGCAGCATCAGCGTCCGCAGCCGCTGCAGCCGCAGGAGGTGCAGGCGGTAAAGGTGGATATGGACAAGGAGCTTATGGACCTGGTCAATATGGACAAGGAGGATCAGGATCTAGTTCAGCTGCAGCAGCAGCAGCTGCAGGAGGTTCAGGCGGTGAGGGTGGATATGGACAAGGCGGATATGGAACTGGTCAATATGGACAAGGAGGATCTGGATCCAGTGCAGCATCAGCGTCCGCAGCCGCTGCAGCCGCAGGAGGTGCAGGCGGTAAAGGTGGATATGGACAAGGAGCTTATGGACCTGGTCAATATGGACAAGGAGGGTCAGGATCTAGTTCAGCTGCAGCAGCAGCAGCTGCGGGAGGTTCAGGCGGTGAGGGTGGATATGGACAAGGCGGATATGGAACTGGTCAATATGGACCTGGAGGATCTGGATCCAGTGCAGCTTCAGCAGCAGCAGCCGCAAGAGGTGCAGGCGGTGAAGGTGGATATGGACAAGGAGGCTATGGACCTGGTCAATATGGACCTGGAGGGTCAGGATCCAGTGCAGCTGCAGCAGCAGCAGCTGCAGGAGGTGCAGGCGGTGAGGGGGGATATGGACAAGGTGGATATGGAACTGGTCAATATGGACAAGGAGGATCTGGATCCAGTGCAGCTTCAGCAGCAGCAGCCGCAGGAGGTGCAGGCGGTGAAGGTGGATATGGACAAGGAGGCTATGGACCTGGTCAATATGGGCAAGGAGGGTCAGGATCCAGTGCAGCTGCAGCAGCAGCAGCAGGAGGTGCAGGCGGTGAAGGTGGATATGGACAAGGAAGTTATGGACCTGGTCAATATGGACAAGGTGGGCCAGGATCCAGTGCTGCTTCAGCAGCAGCAGCATCCGCAGCCGCAGGAGGTGCAGGCGGTGAAGGTGGATATGGACAAGGTGGTTATGGATCTGGCCAAGGAGGTTTTGGACCTGGTCAATATGGACAAGGAGGATCCAGTGCAGCTTCAGCAGCGGCATCAGCAGCAGGAGGTGCAGGCGGTGAAGGTGGATATGGACAAGGTGGATATGGACAAGGTGGGTCCGGATCCAGTGCAGCTTCAGCAGCAGCAGCAGCAG GAGGTGCAGGCGGTGAAGGTGGATATGGACAAGGAAGTTATGGACCTGGTCAATATGGACAAGGTGGGCCAGGATCCAGTGCTGCTTCAGCAGCAGCAGCATCCGCAGGAGGTGCAGGTGGTGAAGGTGGATATGGTCAAGGTGGTTATGGATCTGGCCAAGGAGGTTATGGACCTGGTCAATATGGACAAGGTGGATCCAGTGCAGCTGCAGCAGCAGCAGCAGGAGGTGCAGGCGGTGAAGGTGGATATGGACAAGGAAGTTATGGACCTGGTCAATATGGACAAGGTGGGCCAGGATCCAGTGCTGCTTCAGCAGCAGCAGCATCCGCAGGAGGTGCAGGTGGTGAAGGTGGATATGGTCAAGGTGGTTATGGATCTGGCCAAGGAGGTTATGGACCTGGTCAATATGGACAAGGTGGATCCAGTGCAGCTTCAGCAGCGGCAGCAGGAGGTGCAGGCGGTGAAGGTGGATATGGACCTGGTCAATATGGACAAGGTGGGTCGGGATCCAGTGCAGCTTCAGCAGCAGCAGCCGCAGGAAGTGCCGGCGGTGAAGGTGGATATGGAACTGGTCAGTATGGACAAGGAGGAGCAGGATCCAGTGCAGCCTCTGCAGCAGCCGCAGGAGGTTCAGGCGGTGAAGGTGGATATGGGCCTGGTCGAAGAGGCTATGGACCTGGGCAATATGGACAAGGAGGGTCAGGATCTAGTGCTGCTTCAGCAGCGGCAGCAGCAGCTGCTGGAGGTGCAGGCGGTGAAGGTGGATATGGAACTGGTCAGTATGGACAAGGAGGATCAGGATCCAGTGCAGCTTCAGCAGCCGCAGGAGGTGCAGGCGGTGAAGGTGGATATGGACAGGGAGGTTATGGACCTGGTCAATATGGACAAGGAGGATCAGGATCTGGAGCAGCATCAGCAGCCTCTTCGACTGCAGCATCTAATGGAGTAGGTGGTTCAGGAGGATTTGAAGAAATAATCTCTTGGAGATCAGGTGGATATGGACAAAGTGGATCTACCTCAGCATCTTCAGCAACAAGTGGAGTAGGCGGTCCAGGAGGTGCACCTGGTGGATATGGTCAAGGAGGTGTAGGAGCGTTAGGTCCTGGTGCATCATCTTCCGCAGCGTCTTCAGCAGCAACTGGTGGTGCAGGAGGTTATGGTCCCGGTGGTTATGGCAGAACAGGAGCTGGTGGGTCATCCGCATCCGCAACTGCTGCAGCCTCAGCAATTTCATCACCAGCAGCAACTTCTCGAATTTCGTCTGTTGCATCAAGAATGGTGTCCGGAGGGCGAGTTAATGTTTCTAATCTTTCAAACACACTCGGAAGTGTAGTATCTCAAGTTAGAGCTGGTAACCCTGGAGCAT